The following are encoded in a window of Anoplopoma fimbria isolate UVic2021 breed Golden Eagle Sablefish chromosome 3, Afim_UVic_2022, whole genome shotgun sequence genomic DNA:
- the napgb gene encoding N-ethylmaleimide-sensitive factor attachment protein, gamma b produces the protein MAAQKINEAHEHIAKAEKCLKTGLTKWKPDFDSAASEYAKAAVCFKNAKQYDQAKEAYLKEAEYHTENKTLFHAAKAIEQAGMMMKEQKKMPEAIQLIEKACMMYMENGTPDTAAMALDRAGKLIEPINLEKAVDLYQKAAGVFENEDRLRQAVELLGKASRLLVRLRRLDEATVALQKEKNMYKEIENFPMCFKKTTAQVLVHLHRADYVAADKCVRESYSLPGYSGSEDCIAMETLLQGYDEQDEDQVYRVCSSPLLKYMDNDYAKLAISLRVPGGGGKKKKAAAAPQGGAGGAPAAAEDEDDYEGGLC, from the exons ATGGCTGCTCAGAAGATAAACGAGGCTCATGAGCACATAGCGAAAGCTGAAAAATG CTTAAAGACAGGTCTGACAAAGTGGAAGCCGGATTTTGACAGTGCTGCGTCAGAATACGCCAAAGCAG CCGTGTGCTTCAAGAATGCGAAGCAGTATGACCAAGCAAAAGAAGCTTACCTGAAGGAAGCTGAATATCACACAGAAAACAAGAC GCTTTTCCATGCTGCAAA ggCTATTGAACAGGCAGgtatgatgatgaag GAACAAAAGAAGATGCCAGAGGCTATTCAGTTAATAGAGAAAGCCTGTATGATGTACATGGAGAATGGGACTCCTGACACTGCTGCCATGGCTCTGGACCGGGCTGGAAA ACTGATAGAGCCTATAAACCTAGAGAAAGCTGTGGACCTGTATCAGAAGGCAGCTGGCGTGTTTGAG aATGAGGACCGCCTGCGTCAGGCAGTTGAACTGCTGGGGAAAGCCTCCAGACTTCTGGTCAGGTTaagaag GTTGGATGAAGCTACAGTCGCTCTGCAGAAAGAGAAGAACATGTACAAAGAGATTGAGAACTTCCCCATGTGCTTCAAG AAAACAACTGCTCAAGTACTGGTTCATCTTCATAGAGCGGACTACGTAGCAGCTGATAAATGTGTCAGAGAAAGTTACAG CCTGCCCGGGTACAGTGGAAGCGAAGATTGCATTGCCATGGAGACGCTACTGCAGGGCTACGATGAGCAGGACGAGGACCAGGTCTACCGTGTGTGCAGCTCACCTTTACTGAAGTACATGGACAATGAC TACGCTAAACTGGCCATTTCCTTGAGGGTACCTGGAGGAggtggaaagaagaagaaggctgctgctgctccacaaGGCGGCGCTGGTGGTGCGCCAGCTGCcgctgaggatgaggatgattaTGAGGGAGGCCTGTGTTAG